CAAAAGAATATGAATACCAAACTCAGTCAGAGTGTTCAGAGAGTGAAAATATATCTGTGCTAAACTTATATTTGGCctctaaaacacacacatttgcgagaaaaaaaaaaatctaagaaTGTATTAGCTGATGGTTAATGATAGACATTATTTACTCACATTGCAGAGGATTGTGACATATAACACCCCTTAGAGCTATCGAGGAACTTCAGTTCTTTGTGTATGGTCGAAAGTAAATTAACTTACACACTGTTCAAATGTTATATGCCCTTAATGTTGTGGCAATTCCCCCTCTGGTATCAAAATGGTATTGAATATCATAATTTTTAAGGTATTGTTTCAAAGATATAAATTCTAGTATCATGACAACACTAGAGAAAAAACATTCAGCCTAAATTGTTCCAGTGCCTCAACTAGTAGAGTATCTTCGGATAAAAGCATCCGCACAATTCATGAATGTGAAGAGGAAAGCCGAGGATAGTTTCGAGGTTTGGCGACGCAGCGTCAACTCAACGTACCACTTGAGAGGCGTTCCCTCATATTCGAACCACATCTCCTCCACGTCTTCGGCCTTCATGACTTTGAGGAAATGCTTCTTGACTTTATCAGTGACCAGCGTCAGGTAACTGACCCGTGGGAGGAGCAGCTGAGGGAAACAACACAGGTCAGGTGACACGACCCGACACGACCACATCAGAACCAAAGCGTGTCAACTGAACTTACGTAGTAGGGCTCAGCCTCTCTCTCCGTGGTTTCCTCTGGAGAGAGAGTGAAGCAGGCCGGGATCCTTCCGAACCAAACATCTCGGAGAACATCCTTGTCATCTGCCATGATCCTCTTCCTCCAGGTGGAACATACAAGGGCTTCAGTTTCTGAGCTGCTCAAAAAGTGAATCAACATCAACACATCAAGCAGACCGGGCAGTAACTTCAGTGATCTGAAGTAAGTATTCAAATACGTAATGTAGGTATGGATGTGTCTTTATAGGTCATTTTTCCTTGCTATCggcaccttaaagggttagttcacccaaaaatgaaaataatgtcattaattactcaccctcatgctgcttgtgtgtcgaatcagcagttcggagcaccaaagtcacgtgatttcatcagtttgacatgtgatccgaatcatgatttgacacaaaagattcataacgctccgaagcttcatgaagcagtgttttgaaatcggccatcactaaataagtcgttattttttttttttggcacaccaaaaatattctcgtggctttataatattaatattgaaccactgtactcacatgaactgatttaaatatgtttttagtacattaatggatcttgagagaggaaatgtcattgctcaggcctcattgagccatcatttcatcaaaaatatcttaaattgtgttctgaagatgaacgaaggtcttacgggtgtggaacgacatgagggagagtaattaatgacagaattttcatttctggatgAACTAACCCAAAGGGACTTTAACCCTTGGttgtcttacaaaaactttgaacaatatttgaaaatacattaaaatttaaaaggaATTATTTCTCTTCAGGTTTAAACATCCAACACTACTTATATACCATTAATTGTTACAGAATGCCAACTGAAAACAAgtaaatactgtatatacttTTCTGACAATATTTTACTTAAACTGACAATAAAGCCAATTACTTAATTTTGTGAACAACATATTGTCAATAATATCTTTCTAGATAATTGTCTCCGGTTGAGAGCAATACATCAAACCACACCTTATATACACACTTCCCTCCAAAAGTGTGGAAACGctctagaaaagtggggttttggacaatattggcatgaatccttgttaatttgtgataattttgcactgataagggacaacacaaactacaaaaacagattttattacataaacagtttatacatagaaaaaacttcctcaaaatatccagcattagcagctatctgacctaaactgggttctgattggttcaatgtattctaaacttaattggcaatcaattgttgaagctattaaggtgtgctgatccaaaaatcttttacaaacctgggccaagtttaaatcAGTAACCAGCAttacagctggcaaaggggcatgtctgactttcaCATGtgtatattgccattattatgtaatcaaaatgaaaattattattgctggtcttcaatgataatgtcaagtgactctaatgtatttgcaccaaaaaatgataagaatttatgctgatatcgtccaaaaccacactttgccaggggtgtttccaaacttttggagggtagtgtatatataaaccTCTTTCAAAGAAATTAGAATAGAGGAAATCCAAATATAAACATCAGCTCTTCTAACATAGCTGTGCTAACATTGGCTACTGTAAGCATTTTACACTTCATGACAAACTGAAGAGTactgaaaaactttaaaatgacaaaatttaaaACGATGAAGTATAATGTAGTATTTGTGACAGTTATCGGCCTGTTCTGGAGCTGTAAGTGTGATAGCGAGAGTAAATAAAGCAGCACTGACAGCACACGGACACACACCTTCGAGACCAAAACCGCTTCGGCTTTAGAAACTACTGCGTACAGACATAAATAACAGCGAAAACAGAATAATAAAGTACCTTCATTAGATGTGGACAGGAAGCATTAGAGTTGAGCTCATTTCGACACACAGCTATGCTATGCTTCCCTAAGATGGCACGgccttcaaaataagagtctccACACGGTAAAGTGTTTTCACAATAACGCGTTTTTCACAATAAAAGTCTCTGTCATTTGATCAGAGTGTTCATCATACTGCTGCTTCTATCTATTCACTTCCACAGTGCTTCATAcagtaatttaaatatttaatatggaTGATtgtttctgattggttgacagaCATTATCCAATTTATCCTATTTTGCCAAGGACAAAGTAGGTAAATAAAACGAAGCGGAAACTTCTTAAACTGGTCATTTTATTTGTGCAATGGAGGCGTGATTTTATTTGGATATAAAGTCCAATAAAACACATGCAACACAACTTGGTCCCTTATAATTAACATAAATTAACTGCAGTTAATGAGGACCATAATCTAAACAAGTCAGAAAGAGATATCTAATTAAAACTTTCCACTCAAAGTGACAAAAAGAgagagtttttcttttttagaatATAATATTGACAACGTGATGTTGAGCTGAAGTCATGTGACCAAAAGTATTGGCAGtatcaatatttatataatccattgcttattttgcaaaaaaaatagACGCTGTAACATATGATGTGTTATGctgttataaattatattactaCGATAAAGAGATCATTCAgtcctgcaggtggcgctaaaTGACCGGAAGAACCGCCACGCACGCGCAGTACTTTCTATCGACACTGCGCGTGCGCACTTTGCACATGGAGGCTGACGAATGAGTGGTAGCTGTTTTCTGCAGATTTTATCTTCCGATAGTACTTTAGACAAACATATCAGCTGATTTGTTTTCTGCTCTTTAACAGCAAGTGAAATATATGATATTTTGCACGTATGGTGTAGTCTGCGGAGTTGTGTCGTCTCCACGGGTcaggtgttgttgttgttgttgatctGCGGTCAGTGATGGAGGCTCCTCCGGTCACTGTGATGCCCGTCACGGGCGGAACCATCAACATGATGGAGTATCTTCTGCAAGGTACACGCCATCAGTTAATCAGCAGATCCTCGCTGTATTTATATACGCATATTAATGGACTTTTAGCCATCTGTTTTTAATCTTACTTAACATACAGTTTTCCTTTAACTTAAACTTTTTTGGTGGCACTTTAACAAtgaatttattaatcttagtcaATACAATAGTGATAAATTACTAAAATCAGAATATTTTTATCAGATGTGAGttgacatgaactaacaatgaacagctgtatCCTTATTAACAatgattaatacatttttaactaatgtattgctcattgtctgttagttaatgcatcaactaaccttaaaggtgcagtaagcaatttctgagagaAATTATTGATATTTGAAATTGCCAAAATAAACACACCCCTCTCTCTAGCTCCGCCCCCAAATTCACAAACAAGCTATGCAACACAGGCACCTCCCTCCtaatgagtggacacaccccttactgctgattggctgagGTGTGTTTTGACGCTCAGTCTGATCAGTCTTCTCAGAAATTGCGTACTGCagctttaacccttaaatgcatgactgtttcgccaatcatccTTACACATTcaggtctttatcgacccggatctatttctaacacagaaggatctctacctgtcgcgataatataaaactcctcttatattagagtaacaattacagaagaataaaataaattacattttgttaccttttggagcttgaaatgttttatgccatcatcactgtcctcatcagagctcatttcccagtaaattcagctaataatgggctagttttatgtttgaggtcacgaatatgagcacattcgcgatctcaaacgtattctcaaaactatataattttcaacatcttcaaaatcaatattttgatcgttaacagcttcaccagattcatCCTGTAACAGTTAGGGCCGTTTCATAGTCAACGCATCTGTACGCATACGCGTCCCCGAGGCTACGCATCGTTACGCTTCGGCCGCCATTATGCGTCGGTGCGTAGCCAAATGTGTCTTCCTAGTTTTTGATACGCGACGCGTCGATGCACGCAATACTATGCGTTGTCGGTGGGGGCGACATTGCAAGTATTGTACATTAATTCAAGTATATCGTGTTTACAGAAGAAGAAGGTTTGAATACAATGGCGGGCGAAGAGGAAAAATTATGCGAACTTGTATTCATCCTAAAATACTGGAAATGTCTCTCCTTGTCCAGGCTTCGCATGGGAAGCACCAGAGACACAAACTCCCCATCCTGATCTCTTTTTTGATTTAAAGGGCGAACATACCACTGTCTATCTCTGCGTTGCCTTTGTTGCCGCCGATGTAAAATCAGCTACAGAAAACACTCCTCTTCATTGCCATTTTGATCTGAATATCACCCGACTCTACTACCCCCTGTTGCGTGAGCGGTGTATTGCATACACGCATCGCCCGTGACGCTTGCGTCCACTGTTTAGACTATGAAAGGGAGCGCGTCGCTCGCGTTGCTTGCTCGCGTTGACTATGTAACGGCccttacagtcatatttgattgtgttcagtacttgctctgcagtaaatcgctgagccatttcatgtttttcttattatttcgtattatttctgtctgaatgagtcgtcacttcagcattgtgtatcagacattgccaccttgtggaataaaggtgaattgcacttattccatcatcgaagattaaattattgttgtgcagaaaaaatatacgtacactcatacacacctcgggtcgttagcgaccctatacaatttttacaaaaaatgaatgcaaaaataagcattcttttataattttctgttttttttttccttgttattcttataatgaattgattgaggaataccaagaaggttgatgtctaactttaaaaaatgaacgaggaggagggtagtgaatgacgtcccaggtcactaaagacccgaggtatgcatttaagggttaaaggattagtccactttcaaatagatttttcatgataatttaattccatgtcatccaagaggtctttctttcttcagttgaacaatGAACACATTGTCACTGATGATAAACGTGAAGCTTGTTTTGTTCGGCACAGGCAGCGTGTTGGATCAGTCCCTGGAGAGTCTCCTGCATCGACTGCGAGGTCTGTGTGATAACATGGAGCCGGAGAGCTTTGCTGATCACGAGCTGGTGTATCTGCTGAAGGGCCAGCAGGGCAACCCGTTCCTCCTGCGCGCGCGCCGCTCGCTGCTTCACCCCACCGCCCCCTGGCACCTGCGTTACCTCGGCCAGCCTGAGGTGGGCGACAAGAGCCGGCATGCCCTGGTGCGCAACTGCGTGGACGTGGCCGCCTCGCACAGCTTACCGGAGTTCCTCAATGAGATGGGCTTCCGCATGGACCACGAGTTCGTGGCAAAGGGCCAGGTGTTCCGGAAGGGCATGATGAAGGTGGTGGTGAGCAAACTGTCACGCGTCCTGGTTCCGGGAAACACGGAGAACACGGAGCCGCTGTCTCTGTCGTATCTGGTGGAGCTGAGCGTTCTGGCTCCGGCGGGACAGGACACGGTGTCTGAGGACATGAGGAGCTTCGCTGAGCAGCTGAAGCCTCTGGTGCACCTGGAGAAGATCGACCCCAAACGCCTCATGTAGCGCTGACTGTCACCTGCCACTTAATTTCCCTTTGTGATATTTTGATGAACTGAACGATAAAAACTGTTTAAAGTTTTGTGTCAATTCTCAGATGAAATTTCTTAGACAAATCATTTTAAACAAGAAATATGCCACTCTTTCTTGAGAAAAAGTAATTCTGTGAAAGCATTTGTAAATTCATTCTTGCATAAAATGTTGCTTTGATATGAGTGTGACATTATGATTTCTCCATCTTCATCCTTCTTtagtgttgctgtttgagcatgaaaaagatttgtaaagttcatatattctctatatcagtgtcagtgtttctgaactccctccattgagttttcttcacaatactcctcatttaaataaatcatacGCAGAATACATGGGCGGGGCCTTGTTGAGTtagtaccaaaaaaaaaacctttattcaacaatctcttccctgtcattatctaATGCAGATGACACAGTGAAGCTTCTGTGTTTACATCCAAATGCCGACTCAgcattggccaaagctgatcatgtgatcagcacgacacatgcgtttgatgctgatgcaggagccggccaataatgagtcggtgtTCTGACGatgaacctggaagtgctggacgtaaacaacgtatgagaatgacacagaagagaagagattgttgaataaagtggttatttttgttttgtttttgcgcacagaaagtattctcgtctcttcataacattaaggttgaaccactgcagtcacatgactgttttaacgatgtctttagtacctttctggaccttgaaagtgttgatcatattgctgtctatggacgagtcatatacctctcggatttcatcaaaaataacttaatttgtgttctgaagatgaacaaaggtcttacgggtgtggaacaacatgagggtgagtaattaatgacagaaatttcatttttgggtgaactaaccctttaaattttaaaaatgtaatctatAAATCTATAGGTTTTAACATGCAACTCAGTAATTACTACTGAGCAACTTCAGTTTTGTATCATTATGTTTATGCCCACTAAAAATAGTTGTGCCAGTCGATTTCCTGAAGAATAGcttgcatcatcatcatcaattaaatgtttttccaACACTGTTAAAAGTCTGTGCAGTGACAAATCAGTCTCCAAAACAATGATCAAAATCTCAAAAATGTCATATTACTCTCCAATTTCTTCTCTGTCTCAATCACCCATCAAACACAGTCTTTTATAACCAGAAGATCAACAATCCTTCACTGGATagtgtttttaatgttctttGTCTGCTCACTCATGAGCTTTTCAAAGCAGCCAAATACCAGCAGAGCTCAGACTAACTAAAGAATAATACAGATCTGTCATGAAATAAACTCAAATCAAGCATAAGCATCCAGGGAGTATTTCTGCTCTGTAATTAACCTAGATTCACACTGCCTGCCCTCAggaatgaacacacacactcataaacaCACAATAGCTGTAGTAGGTGATGTGTTAGAGGTCTATAAGCAGAACGCCCAGTGCACGCCCTGGTCTCTGTGTTGAGCATGATAACATCACGAGTGTGAGATCACAGTTATTGTGGGAGTcttgtgtaatgtgtgtgtggttgtgttgGGTGGAGACAGAAAAATCTTGTGGATGTTTTGTGGATTTGTATTGTGGTGAATTATATCACTCTTGGAATGTCTAGTTGTGTTTCTATCCTTTAATTCTGTCCTCTGCATGTCTGATCTGTGAGGTTAAACAGGCTGGTCTCTGTTCCTCAGCAAACAGTGTTTGGAATCAACACAACTGTTGTACAAGGAAGAAAACTGCTTCACATTTCTGCACAATGGACACATTTGTTGATGGTAATAATGATTGTGTCCTTGATCACCTCAAACACCACGAGAGAAATAGTCTAATTCATTTCAGTTTATCTGgtgaaaataaacacatttttgatAGATAAGCTCATGAGTTTAGCTCTGATTCTTTAAAGATGGTTCAAGGCTAcatattcatttagcagatgcttttatccagaGTGATGGCAATTATTACACACTAAATTCCCTTAAAAGGACACAATGGTGCCATGGATATAACCACTATACcaccaacaaaacaaaaccctCAGTCCCAAATGAAACAGTTACCAATATAACAAATCAAACATTGTTGTGAAAGGGCTGTGGAAGCTTTCGTCTGTCATTAGGGCTTGGGTTGTAATTAGACTGGATTTGGGCATCTGAATCTCGGATCAGTGTCTGCGGATTCAGTGACACTCTGAAATGATTAAAGAAAGAGGAAATCATCTGGagaaaatataacatttaaccTAATACCAGTGAATAGAATTGCAAAAAACAGATCTGAATCTGATAAGGCATATTTCACAAATATGGTAACATTTCAGTGTCCTTTTTTTCAAGCATTACAATTTTtactaggacacatttctcaatattcactcaaaatgcactaaaacacttcattcatgtctcaaatcaacttattcttccagaacactagcaaagctttcacacaacaaacacacttACACTAACAACAGGagcattattcaatgttttcttttgtaaagtTTCTTTGTAAAACAAGAATGATACTCTATATTGTTTGTAAAATTCACTGAAGTTTGTTACATAGATaacatgatagatagatagatagatagatagatagatagatagatagatagatctctgtttttttatatttgatttagaaaaaaacaaataaaaaagtattttttgttaAAGTGGACCTAAAgtctctgtgaagtttcagctcaaaatcccccacagctCATTCATAATATCTTgttaaatttgcccctatttgggtgtgagcaaaaacacgccgtttttgtgtgtgtctctttatatgcaaatgagctgctgctcccg
The Chanodichthys erythropterus isolate Z2021 chromosome 2, ASM2448905v1, whole genome shotgun sequence DNA segment above includes these coding regions:
- the med18 gene encoding mediator of RNA polymerase II transcription subunit 18; translation: MEAPPVTVMPVTGGTINMMEYLLQGSVLDQSLESLLHRLRGLCDNMEPESFADHELVYLLKGQQGNPFLLRARRSLLHPTAPWHLRYLGQPEVGDKSRHALVRNCVDVAASHSLPEFLNEMGFRMDHEFVAKGQVFRKGMMKVVVSKLSRVLVPGNTENTEPLSLSYLVELSVLAPAGQDTVSEDMRSFAEQLKPLVHLEKIDPKRLM